A DNA window from Drosophila pseudoobscura strain MV-25-SWS-2005 chromosome 2, UCI_Dpse_MV25, whole genome shotgun sequence contains the following coding sequences:
- the CSN5 gene encoding COP9 signalosome complex subunit 5 — translation MDVDAAQKTWELENNIQTLPSCDEIFRYDAEQQRQIIDAKPWEKDPHFFKDIKISALALLKIVMHARSGGTLEVMGLMLGKVEDNTMIVMDAFALPVEGTETRVNAQAQAYEYMTAYMEAAKEVGRMEHAVGWYHSHPGYGCWLSGIDVSTQMLNQTYQEPFVAIVVDPVRTVSAGKVCLGAFRTYPKGYKPPNEEPSEYQTIPLNKIEDFGVHCKQYYPLEISYFKSALDRKLLDSLWNKYWVNTLGSSGLLTNTEYTTGQIMDLSEKLEQSENFLGRGTDVNEKRSEDKLSKATRDCSRSTIELIHGLMAQIVKDKLFNKVGLGK, via the exons ATGGATGTCGATGCTGCACAAAAGACTTGGGAGCTGGAGAACAACATACAGACTCTGCCCAGCTGTGACGAAATCTTCCGCTATGATGCCGAACAGCAGCGTCAGATTATTGACGCCAAGCCCTGGGAAAAAGATCCACATTTTTTTAAGGACATAAAGATTTCAGCTCTGGCGCTGCTGAAGATTGTCATGCACGCCCGCTCCGGGGGCACTCTCGAGGTTATGGGCTTAATGCTGGGCAAGGTTGAGGACAACACGATG ATTGTGATGGACGCGTTTGCCCTGCCAGTGGAGGGCACTGAGACACGCGTGaatgcccaggcccaggcctaTGAGTACATGACTGCCTACATGGAGGCTGCCAAGGAGGTTGGGCGCATGGAGCATGCCGTCGGCTGGTACCACAGCCACCCCGGATACGGCTGCTGGCTGTCTGGCATTGACGTTTCCACACAGATGCTGAATCAGACCTACCAGGAGCCCTTCGTGGCTATTGTGGTCGATCCTGTGCGCACTGTCTCTGCTGGCAAGGTTTGTCTGGGTGCCTTCCGCACCTATCCAAAGGGCTATAAGCCCCCAAACGAGGAGCCATCCGAGTACCAGACCATACCGTTGAACAAGATTGAGGATTTCGGTGTGCACTGCAAGCAGTACTATCCGCTGGAGATTAGCTACTTCAAGTCGGCTCTGGACCGCAAATTGCTCGACTCCTTGTGGAACAAGTACTGGGTGAACACCCTTGGCAGCTCTGGGCTGCTGACCAACACGGAATACACCACAGGCCAGATCATGGACTTGTCCGAGAAGCTGGAGCAGAGTGAAAACTTTCTGGGTCGCG GCACCGATGTTAACGAGAAACGCTCCGAGGACAAGCTGTCCAAAGCTACGCGCGACTGCAGCCGCTCCACAATTGAGTTGATACACGGCCTGATGGCCCAGATAGTCAAGGATAAGCTCTTCAATAAGGTGGGCCTGGGAAAATAG
- the Gyc89Da gene encoding soluble guanylate cyclase 89Da: MYGMLYESVQHYVQEEYGTHVWKKVCNIIDCKHNSFKTHQIYPDKLMPDIAAALSACTGESFDSCMNFFGKCFVRFFSNFGYDKMIRSTGRYFCDFLQSIDNIHLIMRFTYPKMKSPSMQLTSMDDKGAVILYRSSRTGMSKYLIGQMTEVAQEFYGLQIKAYVIESQNDISGGTAGPIKMTDGPLTVIVKYRLDFDNSEYMAKRVNTEAHPSQLKMPTVKLDVFLDLFPFTFVLNHDMKITHAGEKIVETWIMHNPGANLKGFIGTHVMDLFHCRRPKDTTIDWDTLIQMRAVLFEFELIRTGHNRDAYDAALNMDFENYDEMDLNEAQTIAITKSKEFNDAHPAEAELAAGEDEIDPATGERRSSQGLKSILLKGQMFYIKDVDSMIFLCSPLIENLDELHAIGLYLNDLNPHGLSRELVMAGWQHCSKLEIMFEKEEQRSDELEKSLELADSWKRQGDDLLYSMIPRPIAERMRNSQEQVCESFEEVSVIFIEVLNVYDGGLNSIQGAMMAVNTLNKVFSVLDKEIISPFVYKVETVGMVYMAVSGAPDVNPLHAQHACDMALRVMKKFHPKDMGDVAIRVGINSGPVVAGVVGQKVPRYCLFGDTVNTASRMESSSDPWKIQLSKYTADKVRELGYKVESRGTVKVKGKGEMETYWLLEGPEG; this comes from the coding sequence ATGTATGGCATGCTCTATGAGAGTGTCCAGCACTATGTGCAGGAGGAGTACGGCACACACGTTTGGAAGAAGGTCTGTAACATCATCGACTGCAAGCACAACAGTTTCAAGACCCACCAGATCTATCCGGACAAGCTGATGCCGGACATAGCGGCGGCCCTGTCCGCCTGCACGGGCGAGTCCTTCGACTCCTGTATGAACTTCTTTGGGAAGTGCTTCGTCAGGTTCTTTAGCAACTTTGGCTACGACAAGATGATTCGCTCCACGGGCCGATATTTCTGCGACTTTCTGCAGTCCATCGACAACATTCACCTGATCATGCGGTTCACCTATCCCAAGATGAAGTCGCCGAGCATGCAGCTGACCAGCATGGACGACAAGGGGGCTGTCATCCTCTATCGGAGCAGTCGAACGGGCATGTCCAAGTACCTTATTGGGCAGATGACGGAGGTGGCCCAGGAATTTTATGGCCTGCAGATCAAGGCATATGTAATCGAGAGCCAAAACGACATCAGCGGCGGGACTGCGGGTCCCATCAAGATGACGGATGGTCCGCTTACTGTCATCGTAAAGTACCGCCTGGACTTCGACAACTCTGAATATATGGCCAAGCGTGTGAACACGGAGGCACATCCCTCGCAGCTGAAGATGCCCACGGTGAAACTGGACGTTTTTCTGGACCTTTTCCCCTTCACCTTCGTCCTGAACCACGACATGAAGATTACACATGCCGGGGAGAAGATTGTGGAGACATGGATAATGCACAATCCTGGGGCTAATCTCAAGGGCTTCATAGGCACTCACGTGATGGACCTGTTCCACTGTCGACGGCCCAAGGACACCACCATCGATTGGGACACATTGATCCAGATGCGGGCGGTTCTCTTCGAGTTCGAGCTGATCCGTACGGGGCATAATCGGGATGCCTACGACGCAGCCCTGAACATGGACTTTGAGAACTACGACGAGATGGATCTAAACGAGGCGCAGACCATAGCCATTACTAAGTCCAAGGAGTTCAATGACGCACATCCTGCCGAGGCGGAGCTGGCTGCTGGAGAGGACGAAATCGATCCGGCCACGGGTGAACGTCGCTCCTCCCAGGGTCTGAAATCCATTCTGCTCAAGGGTCAGATGTTCTACATAAAGGATGTGGACTCGATGATTTTCCTGTGCAGTCCGTTGATCGAGAACCTGGATGAACTGCATGCCATTGGTCTGTACCTGAACGATCTCAACCCGCATGGCCTAAGCAGGGAGCTGGtcatggctggctggcagcaCTGCTCCAAGCTGGAGATCATGTtcgagaaggaggagcagcgaTCTGATGAACTGGAAAAGTCCTTAGAGCTTGCTGACTCTTGGAAACGTCAGGGTGATGACCTCCTATACTCCATGATCCCTCGTCCCATTGCCGAACGAATGAGGAACAGCCAGGAGCAGGTTTGTGAGAGCTTCGAGGAGGTCTCCGTCATCTTCATCGAGGTCCTGAATGTCTACGACGGCGGCTTGAACAGCATTCAGGGAGCCATGATGGCAGTGAATACGCTGAACAAGGTTTTCTCGGTTCTCGATAAGGAAATCATTTCCCCGTTCGTCTACAAAGTGGAGACAGTGGGCATGGTCTACATGGCGGTGTCCGGGGCACCGGACGTCAATCCCTTGCATGCGCAGCACGCGTGTGATATGGCACTGCGCGTGATGAAGAAGTTTCATCCCAAGGATATGGGCGATGTGGCTATTCGGGTGGGCATCAACTCGGGTCCCGTGGTGGCCGGAGTCGTTGGCCAAAAGGTTCCCCGTTATTGCCTCTTCGGGGATACGGTCAATACCGCCTCCCGCATGGAGAGCAGCAGTGATCCCTGGAAGATTCAGCTCTCCAAATACACGGCAGACAAGGTGCGAGAACTTGGCTACAAGGTCGAGTCCCGTGGCACTGTCAAGGTCAAGGGTAAGGGCGAAATGGAGACCTATTGGCTGCTCGAGGGACCAGAGGGCTAA